Proteins encoded in a region of the Onychostoma macrolepis isolate SWU-2019 chromosome 20, ASM1243209v1, whole genome shotgun sequence genome:
- the LOC131527771 gene encoding zona pellucida sperm-binding protein 3-like, with translation MELIDFVSVGFFLLIAVGLSLAQRSGFQQGQDPKRFQRQQSSAFAPWQEVQSPQASSSFRLPAMSLAGVEPWKLQDSGSSQSKQLMQAPMAPLTWHFPVVPEEPQQPDVPLELHVPAPAQSIAAQCGESSVHVEVKRDFFGTGQLVNPSLLTLGGCAAVGEDPEAQVLIFENELQACGSSLTMTANELVYTFTLLYTPEALVGTPIVRADAAAVGIECHYSRLHNVSSSVLMPAWVPFAATKVEEDVLVFSLKLMTDDWLFKRPSNQYFLGQFLKFEASVKQYNHVPLRIFVDGCVATAVPDLNSAPRYSFIENNGCLVDSKLTGSTSSFMRRVQNDILHFQLETFKFQRANSSLVYITCALKAVMASTPISQEDKACSFANGWLSADDHDQMCMCCDSTCGSSRMRALSDSGLVSEGKATIGPIVVSD, from the exons ATGGAATTGATAGATTTTGTTAGTGTTGGATTTTttctgcttattgcagttggGTTGTCTTTGGCACAGCGTTCAGGATTTCAGCAAGGCCAGGATCCAAAAAGATTCCAACGGCAACAGTCGTCTGCTTTTGCTCCTTGGCAAGAGGTCCAAAGTCCACAGGCATCCTCTTCTTTTAGACTGCCTGCAATGAGCCTTGCTGGGGTAGAACCATGGAAGCTTCAAGATTCTGGAAGTAGTCAGTCCAAACAGCTAATGCAGGCTCCTATGGCACCTTTGACCTGGCATTTTCCTGTAGTGCCAGAAGAACCCCAACAGCCAGATGTGCCTCTTGAGTTGCATGTACCTGCCCCTGCACAGAGTATTGCTGCACAATGTGGGGAGAGCTCTGTGCATGTGGAGGTTAAGAGAGACTTCTTTGGTACTGGTCAGCTGGTGAATCCTTCACTTCTCACTTTAGGAGGCTGTGCAGCTGTAGGGGAGGATCCAGAGGCGCAAGTGCTTATCTTTGAGAATGAGCTCCAGGCATGTGGCAGTTCTCTGACG ATGACTGCCAATGAGCTGGTGTATACGTTCACTCTCCTTTACACTCCTGAGGCTTTAGTAGGAACTCCCATTGTAAGAGCTGATGCAGCAGCTGTTGGAATTGAGTGCCACTATTCAag GCTGCACAATGTAAGCAGCAGTGTTTTGATGCCTGCTTGGGTTCCTTTTGCTGCTACAAAGGTTGAAGAGGACGTTCTGGTGTTCTCCTTGAAGCTCATGACTG ATGACTGGCTGTTTAAGAGGCCATCCAATCAATACTTCCTAGGGCAGTTTCTGAAATTTGAAGCTTCTGTGAAGCAGTACAACCACGTGCCTCTGCGTATCTTTGTGGATGGTTGTGTGGCAACTGCAGTCCCTGACCTGAACTCCGCTCCAAGATATTCCTTTATTGAGAACAATGG GTGCCTGGTCGATTCAAAGCTTACGGGATCTACTTCCAGTTTTATGCGCAGGGTTCAGAATGATATACTGCATTTTCAGTTGGAGACGTTCAAATTCCAGCGAGCAAATAGTAGTCTG GTCTACATCACATGTGCTTTGAAGGCAGTTATGGCTTCAACCCCCATAAGTCAAGAGGACAAGGCTTGCTCCTTTGCCAATGG GTGGCTTTCTGCAGATGACCATGACCAGATGTGCATGTGCTGTGACTCCACATGTGGCTCCAGCAGAATGCGAGCACTGTCTGATTCAG GCCTCGTTTCAGAAGGGAAAGCAACAATTGGCCCCATTGTAGTGTCTGACTGA